One segment of Trichlorobacter ammonificans DNA contains the following:
- the gptM gene encoding geopeptide radical SAM maturase: MELSRYLKIFPPAVENGPHLLYSTLRGALLHIPAELLAALQEGSLEPEEQELLARLGILVPDALAERERLRGFFAEAEQRSDRFTYVVTLNLDCNLACPYCYEDHFRGRRYMSDDTASLLIDAATGGPLARGRNLRTEFYGGEPLLSLPLLCRIAAALQRAAAEQGLSYSFMLVTNGTLLTRQVVEELLPLGLAGARVTLDGPPDIHNRQRPFVSGQGSFERILDNLADVCDLTAIQLNGNYTRENYRRFPELLDLLPARGLTPDKLRAVTFNPVTPTAGEAGLSDFSLGCACMAEPWLIEAGLFLRGEILKRGYHTPRIRFNACVVEFESDLVVNYDGSLYRCPAFMGWNDLCIGSLAEGVKDYRDSHRLGLWQNDECLDCPYLPLCFGGCRFLRRLRTGAIDGVDCRRDYLDAALERLLRQDLEQRDRQD, from the coding sequence ATGGAACTGTCCCGCTACCTGAAAATTTTTCCTCCTGCCGTCGAAAACGGTCCCCACCTGCTCTACTCCACCCTGCGCGGCGCGCTGCTACACATCCCCGCCGAGCTGCTGGCAGCCCTGCAGGAGGGCAGCCTGGAGCCGGAAGAGCAAGAGCTCCTGGCCCGGCTGGGTATCCTGGTACCCGACGCCCTGGCGGAACGGGAACGGCTCCGCGGCTTTTTCGCTGAAGCGGAACAGAGAAGCGACCGTTTCACCTACGTGGTGACCCTCAACCTGGACTGCAACCTTGCCTGCCCCTACTGCTACGAGGACCATTTCCGGGGCAGGCGCTACATGAGCGACGACACTGCCAGCCTGCTGATCGACGCGGCCACTGGCGGCCCCTTGGCACGGGGACGCAACCTGCGCACGGAGTTCTACGGCGGTGAGCCGCTGCTGTCGTTGCCGCTGCTTTGCCGCATTGCCGCCGCCCTGCAACGGGCCGCTGCAGAGCAGGGACTCTCCTACTCCTTCATGCTGGTGACCAACGGCACCCTGCTGACCCGGCAGGTGGTGGAAGAACTGCTCCCCCTGGGGCTGGCCGGCGCCCGGGTCACCCTGGATGGTCCTCCGGACATCCATAACCGGCAGCGCCCCTTTGTCTCCGGCCAGGGAAGTTTCGAACGTATCCTGGACAACCTTGCGGATGTCTGCGACCTGACCGCCATTCAGCTTAACGGCAACTACACGCGGGAAAACTACCGCCGCTTTCCCGAGCTGCTGGACCTGCTGCCGGCACGGGGGCTTACCCCGGACAAGCTCCGGGCGGTCACCTTCAACCCGGTGACCCCCACGGCAGGAGAAGCAGGGCTGAGCGATTTTTCCCTGGGCTGCGCCTGCATGGCCGAGCCCTGGCTGATCGAGGCCGGACTGTTCCTGCGCGGGGAAATCCTCAAACGGGGCTACCATACGCCGCGTATCCGCTTCAACGCCTGCGTGGTGGAGTTTGAGAGCGACCTGGTAGTCAACTACGACGGCTCCCTCTACCGCTGCCCCGCCTTCATGGGGTGGAATGACCTCTGTATCGGCAGCCTGGCGGAAGGGGTAAAGGACTACCGCGACTCCCACCGACTCGGGCTCTGGCAGAATGACGAGTGCCTGGACTGCCCCTACCTGCCTCTTTGCTTCGGCGGCTGCCGCTTCCTGCGCCGGTTGCGCACCGGGGCCATCGACGGCGTGGATTGCCGCCGCGACTACCTGGATGCCGCCCTGGAGCGGCTGCTGCGACAAGATCTGGAACAACGTGACCGACAGGATTGA
- a CDS encoding TonB-dependent receptor plug domain-containing protein, with translation MTLLIRICTSNAPVWAQDSTLGLLEGYAEETVTASRLPKPISQSAENVTVVTAAEIEAMHARTLADILNNVTGVQLLNQTGPASLAFTLVQGANFNHLQVMLDGVPLNSLADNYTDIGLVPARIIERVEIVKGAASSAWGQALGGVINIITKSLRTERALGGSLSLLQGERGTRETGAELTGGLNSFGYYLSGSFQQGDGFQPNTRTETHSLFARLSYDLPRDGQVSFTLLNGRADRGNLAYAPLNYRENSDHRNLLLVLALNKPLTSEVEVELTARQHINLYGNDTGTMEPPQPLQALHFDERTSGVGARLLWRTATNLLAVGAEYEHVRMSGNDTLAQTDLYRRRADRWGLYLNDTLTVGKLSFSPGIRLDLTGSSGEQVSPSFGVTWQVTEDTLLRAYTATGYSLPTFTVDRPAEKVWTSQVGVESSAIPWLWLKATLFRNETRDISVYDWDSSGWSMDRQVRQGVEGEFRTVPYLFTSLRGGYSFVDAVNPATGAIARDLPRHTLHLGLQYDDRRYLQGMLNGRHIWWNAADYHNGRYQGLIWDLHLTATPFGRGNGRPELLLSLRNLFNGSQYLDEAYRNPGRSIEGGVRFRF, from the coding sequence TTGACCCTTCTAATCCGTATCTGCACGAGTAACGCGCCGGTATGGGCCCAGGACAGCACCCTGGGGCTGCTGGAGGGGTACGCTGAGGAGACGGTCACCGCCAGCCGCCTGCCCAAGCCGATCTCCCAGTCCGCCGAGAACGTCACGGTGGTCACGGCAGCCGAGATCGAGGCGATGCATGCCCGCACCCTGGCCGATATTCTGAACAACGTGACCGGGGTGCAGCTGCTCAACCAGACCGGCCCTGCCAGTTTGGCCTTCACCCTGGTGCAGGGGGCCAACTTCAACCATCTGCAGGTGATGCTGGACGGGGTGCCCCTCAACTCCCTGGCCGATAACTATACCGATATCGGCTTGGTCCCGGCCCGGATCATCGAGCGGGTGGAGATCGTGAAGGGGGCCGCTTCTTCCGCTTGGGGCCAGGCCCTGGGCGGGGTGATCAACATCATCACCAAATCCCTCCGCACGGAACGGGCTCTGGGGGGAAGTCTTTCCCTGCTGCAGGGGGAGCGGGGCACCCGGGAAACCGGGGCCGAACTCACCGGCGGTCTGAACTCCTTCGGTTACTACCTGAGCGGCAGCTTCCAGCAGGGGGACGGGTTCCAGCCCAATACCCGCACCGAGACCCACAGCCTGTTTGCCCGGCTGAGCTATGATCTGCCCAGGGACGGCCAAGTTTCCTTTACCTTGCTCAACGGCCGTGCCGACCGGGGTAATCTTGCCTATGCCCCCCTGAACTACCGGGAAAACAGTGACCATCGCAACCTGCTGCTGGTGCTGGCGCTGAACAAGCCGCTTACCAGTGAAGTGGAAGTAGAGCTGACCGCACGTCAGCATATTAACTTATATGGCAACGATACCGGCACCATGGAACCGCCCCAGCCGCTGCAGGCGCTGCATTTCGACGAGCGCACCAGTGGGGTCGGCGCCCGGCTGCTCTGGCGCACCGCCACCAACCTGCTGGCTGTGGGGGCGGAATACGAGCATGTACGGATGTCGGGCAACGATACCCTGGCCCAGACCGACCTCTATCGCCGCCGGGCCGACCGCTGGGGGCTCTACCTGAACGACACCCTCACGGTGGGGAAACTCTCCTTCTCCCCCGGCATCCGTCTCGACCTGACCGGCAGTTCCGGAGAGCAGGTCAGTCCCTCCTTCGGCGTTACCTGGCAGGTGACCGAGGACACCCTGCTGCGGGCCTACACCGCCACCGGCTACAGCCTGCCCACCTTCACCGTGGACCGCCCCGCCGAGAAGGTCTGGACCAGCCAGGTGGGGGTGGAGAGCAGCGCCATCCCCTGGCTCTGGCTGAAGGCCACCCTCTTCCGTAACGAAACCCGCGACATTTCCGTCTACGACTGGGACAGCAGCGGATGGAGCATGGATCGGCAGGTGCGGCAGGGGGTGGAAGGAGAGTTCCGTACCGTCCCCTATCTGTTTACCTCCCTGCGGGGGGGGTACAGCTTCGTGGATGCGGTCAATCCGGCCACCGGCGCCATCGCCAGGGACCTGCCCCGCCATACCCTGCATCTGGGGCTGCAGTACGATGACCGCCGCTATCTGCAGGGAATGCTGAACGGTCGCCATATCTGGTGGAATGCCGCGGACTACCATAATGGCCGCTACCAGGGGCTCATCTGGGATCTGCACCTGACCGCCACTCCCTTTGGCCGCGGTAACGGCCGTCCCGAACTGCTCCTTTCTCTGCGCAACCTGTTCAACGGCTCCCAGTACCTTGACGAAGCCTATCGCAACCCCGGCCGCAGCATCGAAGGCGGGGTGAGGTTCAGGTTTTGA
- a CDS encoding ABC transporter substrate-binding protein, which translates to MRRLFFRIVLVGCLLLTPFAAEAYEVLILQSSPSPVYDQVLRGVRSARRFSERLLVLSEYSEVDLQRIVREERPLVILALGDEALALARTVRRLPVVGLLASSLRAVAGSHPALTGVEVQASPERYLTMFQHLRVKRVGMVGSPTFSSHYIGRARQAAQRHGIELVIREVESAREVSGQLASLRGSVDALWLLPDSTAVARENVEAYFLFSMQHQVPVVVFSAAYLPAGAAVALEVDRHDTGRQGGELIAALLRGEGVAELPPAMPRKAVIKYNQTVLRRLGIPPEQVLRGVEQP; encoded by the coding sequence TTGAGGCGCCTGTTCTTCCGGATAGTCCTGGTGGGCTGCCTGCTGCTGACGCCGTTTGCGGCTGAGGCGTACGAGGTGCTGATACTGCAGAGCAGCCCCTCGCCGGTCTACGACCAGGTACTGCGGGGAGTCCGCTCGGCGCGGCGTTTCTCCGAACGGCTGCTGGTGCTCTCCGAGTATAGCGAGGTCGATCTGCAGCGGATTGTCCGGGAGGAGCGCCCCCTGGTCATTCTGGCCCTGGGGGATGAAGCCCTTGCCCTGGCCCGCACGGTGCGCCGGCTGCCGGTGGTGGGGCTGCTGGCCTCCAGCCTGCGGGCCGTTGCCGGCAGCCATCCCGCCCTGACCGGCGTCGAGGTCCAGGCATCGCCGGAGCGCTATTTGACCATGTTTCAGCATTTGAGGGTCAAGCGGGTCGGCATGGTCGGCAGCCCGACGTTCAGCAGCCACTATATCGGACGGGCCCGGCAAGCGGCCCAGCGCCACGGGATCGAGCTGGTGATACGGGAAGTGGAATCCGCCCGTGAGGTCTCCGGGCAACTGGCCTCCCTGCGCGGCAGCGTGGATGCGCTCTGGTTGTTGCCGGACAGTACGGCGGTGGCCCGGGAAAACGTGGAAGCCTATTTCCTCTTTTCCATGCAGCACCAGGTGCCGGTGGTGGTCTTTTCCGCCGCCTACCTTCCGGCCGGTGCAGCGGTGGCGCTGGAGGTCGACCGCCACGACACCGGTCGCCAGGGAGGAGAACTGATCGCCGCCCTGCTGCGGGGCGAAGGGGTGGCGGAGCTTCCTCCGGCAATGCCGCGCAAAGCAGTGATCAAGTATAACCAGACCGTGCTGCGCCGCCTGGGGATACCGCCGGAGCAGGTGTTGCGGGGTGTGGAGCAGCCATGA
- a CDS encoding sensor histidine kinase has translation MKARLARLKQFTSGFQARIFIAFTVLTLLIALWVMAVAVNNEVRNYRERANERVRLLAVMLADTVRLPLFAGDVPTLERAADNLLALPQVARITIRDVEGRVLVNRIVRPALEADAATTASAPVIAASGSPAADSALSGIPAVAPASVGTVTVVIDTSDLRRAIRMTLAKSCAVVLLFWLAVLAVTYPVLKRITRSFHTLISGLDTMKEGDFTLKIAVDSDDEAGRAAQAVNRLAAALREREAENRTLQAELVSAMRLEVQEEKRMMMAKLIQTNRMTSLGLLISSMAHNINTPNGAIKLAAQHIQRSWHDMRPLLESLTREEGDFQVGGLPFSEEEKEFSSAVESICRNAERVERVVQDLRTYNVGERSRFSREMAVNRAVEGALTIIRAHGRQAEIAINLRLAADLPLVTGNQHQIEQVVVNLLLNAMQAMTEETGTVTVTTSYDDQAGEVLIVVADEGGGIPEGVMSHLFEPFFSTKLHKGGSGLGLYISNFIVTEHKGRLILESTPGIGTVATIRLPATADSAPLGRSNA, from the coding sequence ATGAAGGCCCGCCTTGCGCGCCTGAAACAGTTCACGTCCGGCTTTCAGGCACGAATATTCATCGCCTTTACCGTGTTGACCCTGCTGATCGCCCTCTGGGTGATGGCGGTGGCCGTCAATAACGAGGTGCGCAACTACCGGGAGCGCGCCAATGAAAGGGTGCGGCTGTTGGCCGTCATGCTGGCGGACACGGTTCGCCTTCCCCTGTTTGCCGGTGACGTTCCCACCCTTGAGCGGGCCGCCGACAACCTGCTGGCCTTGCCGCAGGTGGCCCGGATCACCATCCGGGATGTGGAGGGGCGGGTGCTGGTCAACCGCATCGTACGGCCGGCGCTGGAGGCCGATGCGGCGACCACTGCCTCGGCGCCGGTCATTGCGGCCAGCGGCAGCCCTGCTGCGGACAGTGCCCTTTCCGGGATTCCCGCCGTGGCCCCTGCCTCTGTCGGCACCGTTACGGTGGTGATCGACACCAGCGACCTGCGGCGGGCCATCCGGATGACACTGGCGAAGAGCTGTGCCGTGGTGCTGCTGTTCTGGCTGGCGGTACTGGCGGTCACCTATCCGGTGCTGAAGCGGATCACCCGCTCCTTCCACACCCTGATCTCCGGGCTGGATACCATGAAGGAAGGTGATTTTACCCTGAAGATCGCCGTGGACAGCGACGACGAAGCCGGTCGGGCCGCCCAGGCAGTGAACCGCCTGGCTGCTGCGCTACGGGAACGGGAGGCGGAGAACCGGACGCTGCAGGCCGAGCTGGTCAGTGCCATGCGGCTGGAAGTGCAGGAAGAAAAGCGAATGATGATGGCCAAGTTGATCCAGACTAACCGGATGACCTCCCTGGGGCTGCTCATCTCCAGCATGGCTCACAATATCAACACCCCCAACGGTGCCATCAAGCTGGCGGCCCAGCACATTCAGCGCTCGTGGCACGATATGCGGCCGCTCTTGGAGTCCCTGACCAGGGAAGAGGGCGATTTTCAGGTGGGGGGACTTCCGTTCAGCGAAGAAGAAAAGGAGTTTTCCAGCGCCGTGGAGTCCATCTGCCGTAACGCCGAGCGGGTGGAACGGGTGGTGCAGGACCTGCGCACCTACAATGTCGGCGAGCGGAGCCGGTTCAGTCGCGAGATGGCGGTGAACCGGGCGGTGGAAGGGGCGCTGACCATCATCCGCGCCCATGGCCGACAGGCCGAGATCGCGATCAACCTGCGTCTTGCCGCCGACCTGCCGCTGGTGACCGGCAACCAGCACCAGATCGAACAGGTGGTGGTGAACCTGCTGCTGAACGCCATGCAGGCCATGACGGAGGAAACCGGCACCGTCACGGTCACCACCAGCTACGATGACCAGGCCGGCGAAGTGCTGATCGTTGTTGCCGACGAAGGGGGGGGCATTCCCGAGGGCGTCATGTCGCATCTCTTCGAACCGTTCTTCTCCACCAAACTGCACAAGGGTGGGAGCGGTCTGGGACTCTATATCTCAAACTTCATCGTCACCGAGCACAAGGGACGGCTTATCCTGGAAAGCACTCCCGGCATCGGTACCGTTGCCACCATCCGCCTGCCGGCCACCGCCGATTCTGCCCCGCTGGGCCGTTCGAACGCCTAA
- a CDS encoding sigma-54-dependent transcriptional regulator, with product MTEPDQQPDSQCVLLIDDDADFLAEAQRALKSHAISSDTLQDGSQAVHILARGKHSVICLDWVMPGVTGAELLSDIIRLFPYLPVIILTGVSDLGNVVTCIKQGAYDYITKPLDAAKLVSVVQKAFVARELTSQNRKLTGYLQGQPLANPEFFSDIITCNERMLAIFKIIEASRTSRQPVLITGETGVGKELIAKAIHRASGLKGALVTVNVASLDDTMLSDTLFGHKKGAYTGATENRMGLIEQAKGGTLFLDEIGDLSPASQVRLLRLLQQNEYYRLGSDVLHKSDARILTASNAQFDRLLAAGSFRQDLYYRVSSLHLHIPPLRERREDILPLVRHYLEQICTHMNRPVPRLSGEARQALLNYDFPGNVRELINRVSIALTYSRNDILMLEDFHDLKPGTKRPGTLLRRVGSQQFILHGVFPEFPTLDEVEQFLVEEAMAESNGHRGIAAELLGISRPTLQKRLARIEGKRYGEED from the coding sequence ATGACCGAACCGGACCAGCAGCCCGACAGCCAGTGCGTCCTGTTGATCGACGACGACGCCGATTTCCTCGCCGAAGCGCAGCGCGCCCTCAAATCCCACGCCATATCGTCCGATACCCTGCAGGACGGTTCCCAGGCAGTGCATATCCTGGCGCGGGGAAAACATTCCGTCATTTGTCTCGATTGGGTCATGCCGGGAGTAACCGGTGCCGAACTGTTGTCCGATATCATCCGTCTCTTTCCCTATCTGCCGGTGATCATCCTGACCGGCGTCAGCGACCTGGGCAACGTGGTCACCTGCATCAAGCAAGGGGCCTACGATTACATCACCAAGCCGCTGGACGCCGCCAAACTGGTGTCGGTGGTACAGAAAGCCTTTGTGGCGCGAGAACTGACCAGCCAGAACCGCAAGCTGACCGGTTACCTGCAGGGCCAGCCCCTGGCCAACCCGGAGTTCTTCAGCGATATCATCACCTGCAACGAACGGATGCTGGCGATTTTCAAAATCATCGAGGCATCACGCACCTCCCGGCAGCCGGTGCTGATCACGGGCGAGACCGGCGTGGGCAAGGAGCTGATCGCCAAGGCGATCCACCGGGCCAGCGGACTCAAGGGAGCGCTGGTAACGGTCAACGTGGCGTCACTGGACGACACCATGCTGTCCGACACCCTGTTCGGCCACAAGAAGGGTGCGTATACCGGCGCCACTGAGAACCGGATGGGGCTGATCGAGCAGGCCAAAGGGGGCACCCTCTTCCTGGACGAAATCGGCGATCTGAGCCCCGCCTCCCAGGTACGGCTCCTGCGGCTGCTCCAGCAAAACGAGTATTATCGTCTCGGTTCCGACGTGCTGCACAAAAGCGACGCCCGTATCCTCACCGCTTCCAATGCCCAGTTCGACCGTTTGCTTGCCGCCGGTTCCTTCCGCCAGGACCTGTACTACCGGGTCAGCTCCCTGCACCTGCATATCCCCCCCCTCCGGGAACGGCGGGAGGATATCCTGCCCCTGGTCCGCCACTACCTGGAACAGATCTGCACACACATGAACCGACCTGTTCCCCGGCTTTCCGGTGAAGCCCGCCAGGCCCTGCTCAACTACGATTTTCCGGGTAACGTCCGGGAATTGATCAACCGGGTCAGCATCGCCCTGACCTACTCCCGGAACGATATCCTGATGCTGGAAGACTTCCACGACCTGAAGCCGGGAACAAAGCGGCCCGGTACCTTGCTGCGCCGGGTGGGCAGCCAGCAGTTCATTCTGCATGGCGTGTTCCCCGAGTTTCCGACGCTGGATGAGGTGGAACAGTTTCTGGTGGAGGAGGCGATGGCCGAGTCGAACGGACACCGTGGTATTGCCGCGGAATTGCTGGGGATAAGCAGGCCCACGCTGCAGAAGCGGCTGGCCCGGATAGAAGGTAAACGGTACGGCGAAGAGGATTAG
- a CDS encoding response regulator, translating to MASILVIDDDTTVTEKLGTLLSEAGNEVTTADNGKAALKLLAREHFDVVITDIVMPEADGFEVIRHLIGRTRRPRIIAMTGDTDRLDHIMLSRVARCMSVNQVLHKPFSDQDLMASIAG from the coding sequence ATGGCATCCATTCTGGTCATTGATGACGATACCACAGTCACCGAAAAGCTGGGCACGTTGCTTTCAGAGGCCGGCAACGAGGTCACCACGGCGGACAACGGCAAAGCCGCCCTGAAACTGTTGGCCCGCGAACACTTTGACGTGGTCATCACCGACATCGTCATGCCCGAGGCGGACGGTTTCGAGGTGATCCGGCACCTGATCGGCCGGACCAGGCGTCCCCGGATCATCGCCATGACCGGCGACACCGACCGGCTTGACCATATCATGCTCAGCCGGGTGGCCCGTTGCATGTCGGTCAACCAGGTGCTGCACAAGCCGTTTTCCGACCAGGACCTGATGGCCTCCATCGCGGGATAG
- a CDS encoding M15 family metallopeptidase produces the protein MLAEIARDSYGTAPLTRKLADYNGITNPNLLRVGEYLELPARLVLAPPAAVPAASGALQPPHSLEGIIATFGDIRRHIRDDGHLNPAWETGHLATAPIPFAIPLSWDRTRRVQGIYCHKLLAPLVSDLFRAIQQEGLQEQITTFGGCFNCRPKRQSNKLSTHSWGIAIDLNPETNRQGSPGDMSGELVALFKRYGFAWGGTWSGRNKDPMHFQFCTGY, from the coding sequence ATGCTTGCAGAAATCGCACGGGACTCGTACGGTACCGCCCCGCTCACCCGGAAGCTGGCCGACTACAACGGCATCACCAACCCCAACCTGCTGCGGGTGGGAGAGTACCTGGAGCTCCCCGCCCGCCTCGTCCTGGCCCCTCCCGCAGCCGTCCCCGCCGCATCCGGAGCATTACAACCGCCCCACAGCCTGGAAGGGATCATCGCCACCTTCGGCGACATCAGGCGCCATATCCGGGACGACGGTCATCTGAATCCTGCCTGGGAAACCGGACACCTCGCCACCGCCCCCATCCCCTTTGCCATTCCCCTCTCCTGGGACCGCACCCGCCGGGTCCAGGGAATTTATTGCCACAAACTGCTGGCCCCGCTGGTCAGCGATCTTTTCCGGGCTATCCAGCAGGAAGGATTGCAGGAACAGATCACCACCTTTGGCGGCTGTTTCAACTGCCGCCCCAAACGTCAGAGCAACAAGCTTTCCACCCACAGCTGGGGGATCGCCATCGACCTCAACCCGGAGACCAACCGGCAAGGGAGCCCTGGGGATATGAGCGGCGAGCTGGTGGCGCTGTTCAAGCGGTACGGCTTTGCCTGGGGCGGCACCTGGAGCGGCAGGAACAAGGACCCGATGCACTTTCAGTTCTGTACGGGGTATTGA
- a CDS encoding IS481 family transposase: MTTAEKVSRRKLSLLELAADLSNVSKACKLMGYSRQQFYEIRRNYQTYGSAGLVDRMPGARGPHPNRVDESVEQAILEHCLAHPGHGPLRVANELALKGTQVSSGGVRGVWSRHNLLTKQERMLRLEKSVREQAFELSDEQIRALERFSPEFRERHIETSHTGDLVAVDTFFVGTLKGVGKVYLQSVIDCYSRYAWGKLYTNKLPVTAVHVLNEDVLPFFEEHDARISTILSDNGREFCGRPDNHPYELFLQLEEIEHRTTKVRRPQSNGFVERLHRTLLDEHFRVMGRTKWYESLDEMQTDLDTYLKTYNYDRPHQGRNMLGRTPYTVFIDGLPKNDDSDTEDYKLAA, translated from the coding sequence ATGACCACCGCCGAGAAAGTATCACGAAGAAAGCTCAGTTTGCTAGAGTTGGCCGCCGATCTTTCGAATGTCAGCAAAGCCTGCAAGCTCATGGGTTATTCGCGGCAGCAGTTCTATGAAATCCGTCGAAACTATCAGACCTACGGTTCAGCCGGTCTGGTTGATCGGATGCCCGGAGCCAGAGGCCCGCATCCTAACCGAGTCGATGAATCTGTAGAGCAGGCGATTCTTGAACACTGCCTGGCTCATCCCGGTCATGGCCCGCTACGTGTTGCCAACGAGTTAGCTCTTAAAGGTACCCAGGTTAGCTCAGGAGGCGTTCGCGGAGTCTGGAGCAGGCACAACCTGCTGACCAAACAGGAACGGATGCTGCGACTTGAAAAGAGCGTCCGGGAACAAGCCTTCGAACTGTCAGATGAGCAGATCAGGGCCTTGGAACGGTTCAGCCCTGAGTTCAGGGAGCGTCACATCGAAACCAGCCACACCGGCGATCTCGTAGCAGTGGACACCTTCTTTGTCGGCACTCTGAAAGGCGTCGGCAAAGTCTACCTGCAATCGGTCATTGATTGCTACTCACGCTACGCCTGGGGCAAGCTCTACACCAATAAGCTGCCGGTCACTGCCGTGCATGTGCTTAATGAAGACGTACTGCCGTTCTTTGAAGAACATGACGCCCGGATCAGCACCATCCTCTCGGATAATGGCAGGGAGTTCTGCGGCAGGCCGGACAATCATCCCTACGAGCTGTTCCTACAGCTTGAAGAGATCGAGCACCGCACCACCAAGGTCAGACGTCCGCAGAGCAATGGCTTTGTCGAACGGCTGCACAGAACCTTGCTTGACGAACACTTCCGGGTAATGGGCCGCACCAAGTGGTACGAGTCGTTGGACGAGATGCAGACCGATCTGGACACCTATCTCAAGACTTACAACTACGACCGCCCACACCAAGGCAGAAACATGCTTGGCAGGACGCCATACACGGTTTTCATAGACGGCTTGCCAAAGAACGACGATTCAGATACTGAGGACTACAAACTGGCAGCGTAA
- a CDS encoding DUF3732 domain-containing protein has translation MAGATRPISREWQRNSSKNRYRHQTAQKRSDCRHSQPRHYRCQNRPLLVGYVDEKLRNNWAPEQISGRICLDYPNDPRMRICAETIYRWIYTAARTGGNFHCCLRRGCDRRRPRTAYGHGKRFALERRDRRTFSACSRPHKGAERDDYLSEIGSGSSWLSYHVAMILALQQFFISQRHSPVPGFVVIDQPSQVYFPKKLAVREEETVEPDFKDEDIAAVRKVFNVLSEVVGAADGRLQVIVLDHAPRDVWGDVGNVTAPEEWREGRKSVPVEWVEISN, from the coding sequence TTGGCCGGAGCCACACGACCTATATCGCGGGAATGGCAGCGCAACAGTTCAAAGAACCGCTATCGTCATCAAACGGCTCAAAAGCGTTCGGACTGTCGCCACTCGCAGCCACGCCACTACCGTTGCCAGAACCGGCCGCTCCTTGTCGGGTATGTTGACGAAAAGCTGCGCAACAACTGGGCGCCGGAACAGATTTCCGGACGTATTTGCCTCGATTACCCGAACGATCCACGAATGAGGATCTGTGCCGAAACAATCTATCGGTGGATCTACACGGCAGCACGGACAGGAGGAAACTTCCATTGCTGTTTGCGCCGTGGCTGTGATCGGCGGCGTCCACGAACCGCTTACGGGCACGGTAAACGTTTTGCGCTCGAACGCCGGGATCGCCGAACGTTCAGCGCTTGTAGCAGACCGCACAAGGGAGCCGAGCGGGACGACTATCTTTCGGAAATCGGCAGCGGCTCAAGCTGGCTTTCCTACCACGTGGCAATGATCCTGGCCCTGCAACAGTTCTTCATCTCCCAGCGTCACAGTCCTGTCCCCGGTTTTGTGGTGATCGATCAGCCGAGCCAGGTCTATTTCCCCAAGAAACTTGCGGTGCGCGAAGAAGAAACCGTTGAGCCGGATTTCAAGGATGAGGACATCGCGGCAGTGCGCAAGGTGTTCAACGTGCTCAGCGAGGTTGTCGGCGCGGCTGATGGGCGGTTGCAGGTGATTGTGCTCGACCATGCCCCACGTGATGTGTGGGGAGATGTTGGCAATGTTACAGCGCCGGAGGAGTGGCGGGAAGGGAGGAAGTCGGTGCCGGTGGAGTGGGTTGAGATTAGTAATTAG